A genomic window from Flavobacterium hankyongi includes:
- a CDS encoding glycosyltransferase family 2 protein: MNISIIIPLLNEQESLPELTSWITKVMTENNFSYEVIFIDDGSTDNSWDTIQNLSAENSNIKGIKFLTNFGKSQALHAGFAKAKGDVVITMDADLQDSPDEIPELYNMITQQNYDLVSGWKKKRYDSVVAKNLPSKLFNWAARKTSDVQLNDFNCGLKAYKNIVIKNIEVSGEMHRYIPVLAKNAGFGKIGEKVVIHQARKYGESKFGINRFINGFLDLITIWFLSKYGKRPMHLFGAAGVLMFIIGFVSTFLIIGLKLFKLYTGYETILVTSNPLFYIALTAMIIGTQLFLAGFLGEIILRTKNNEERYKISKEINL, encoded by the coding sequence GTGAATATTTCGATCATAATTCCTTTACTAAACGAACAAGAGTCGTTACCCGAATTAACATCATGGATTACAAAAGTCATGACTGAAAACAATTTTAGTTATGAAGTTATTTTTATTGATGATGGAAGTACTGATAATTCTTGGGACACAATTCAGAATTTATCAGCAGAGAATTCAAACATAAAAGGAATTAAGTTTCTAACAAATTTTGGAAAATCTCAAGCTTTACATGCTGGTTTTGCTAAAGCAAAAGGTGATGTAGTAATTACAATGGATGCTGATTTACAAGACAGTCCAGACGAGATTCCAGAATTATACAACATGATTACCCAACAGAATTACGATTTAGTTTCTGGATGGAAGAAAAAAAGATATGATTCTGTAGTAGCTAAAAATCTACCTTCAAAATTATTTAACTGGGCAGCTCGCAAAACATCAGATGTCCAACTTAATGATTTCAACTGTGGACTAAAAGCTTACAAAAACATTGTTATCAAGAACATTGAAGTTTCTGGAGAAATGCATCGTTATATCCCTGTACTAGCAAAAAATGCAGGATTTGGAAAAATTGGCGAAAAGGTAGTAATACATCAAGCTAGAAAATACGGAGAATCAAAATTTGGAATCAACAGATTCATAAATGGCTTTCTTGATCTAATAACCATTTGGTTTTTATCAAAATATGGCAAACGACCAATGCACTTGTTTGGAGCAGCTGGTGTTTTAATGTTTATCATTGGATTTGTGTCTACCTTTTTAATAATTGGATTAAAATTATTTAAATTGTATACAGGTTACGAAACAATATTAGTAACCAGCAATCCTTTATTTTACATTGCGCTAACAGCAATGATTATAGGAACACAACTATTTTTAGCTGGTTTTTTAGGCGAAATTATACTTCGTACAAAAAACAATGAAGAACGATATAAAATTTCTAAAGAAATCAATCTTTAG
- a CDS encoding ABC transporter ATP-binding protein: MDNNLKKIIPFALHYKRNVTLNIIFNVSYALFSTLLMVSLMPTLDVIFDKGKKVLTKPIYTGIADIKDFGVDYLNYTITSISNEHGKQNALLLVIGIVLITALLKNFFNYLASRHVTALRNGVLRDLRQKLYHKIIHLPVSYYSDQRKGDVMARMLGDVGEVQNSFFQILELIVREPLTILFSIITMFAISSELTLFVFLFIPISGFIISRIGKSLKSKSQRAQQESGVFISTLDETLSGLKVVKGFNAENIFIQKFNDSINRLLKLSNSISNKNNLASPMSEFLGIMTIGTLLWYGGKLVLVDQTLSSTAFITYIALAYTILTPAKAISKASFQVKSGLAAAERVFVLLEQENTITDKPDAIVKKSFDEKITIENINFAYAEENVLKNFSLEVPKGKTVALVGQSGSGKSTIANLLTRFYDVNEGKIAIDGIDIKDLEMHSLRALMGLVTQDSILFNDTIKNNLLIGKPNATDEEIIEALKVANAYEFVKDLPKGIETNIGDSGGKLSGGQKQRLSIARAVLKNPPIMILDEATSALDTESEKFVQVALENMMQNRTSIVIAHRLSTIQKADKIVVMQKGEIVEQGTHDELLAKNGTYSKLVMMQSFE, translated from the coding sequence ATGGATAATAATCTAAAAAAAATAATTCCTTTTGCACTACATTACAAAAGGAATGTTACCCTAAACATTATTTTCAACGTATCATATGCTTTATTTAGTACGTTACTAATGGTCTCTTTAATGCCTACCCTTGATGTCATTTTTGACAAAGGTAAAAAGGTATTAACCAAACCCATTTACACTGGTATTGCAGATATAAAAGATTTCGGAGTAGATTATTTAAACTATACAATCACAAGTATTTCTAATGAACATGGGAAACAAAATGCTTTATTACTGGTAATTGGAATTGTATTAATAACTGCATTGCTGAAAAACTTTTTCAATTACTTAGCTTCTAGACATGTTACTGCTTTACGAAATGGGGTTTTGCGTGATTTAAGACAAAAACTCTATCATAAAATAATACATCTGCCTGTTTCTTATTATTCAGATCAGCGTAAAGGAGATGTTATGGCACGTATGCTTGGGGATGTTGGAGAAGTTCAAAACTCTTTTTTTCAAATTCTGGAATTGATTGTTAGAGAACCTTTAACTATTCTATTTTCTATCATAACAATGTTTGCAATTAGTTCAGAACTTACATTGTTTGTATTTTTATTCATACCAATTTCAGGATTCATTATTTCCAGAATTGGCAAAAGCTTAAAATCAAAATCACAACGTGCACAGCAAGAATCAGGAGTTTTTATTTCTACACTTGATGAAACACTATCAGGATTAAAAGTGGTTAAAGGATTTAATGCAGAGAATATTTTTATCCAAAAATTTAATGATTCTATTAACCGATTACTAAAATTATCTAACAGTATTTCTAACAAAAATAATTTAGCCTCGCCAATGAGTGAGTTTTTAGGAATTATGACTATTGGAACATTACTTTGGTATGGAGGAAAACTGGTTTTGGTTGATCAAACATTAAGCAGTACAGCTTTTATTACATACATAGCTCTCGCTTATACTATCCTTACTCCTGCAAAAGCAATTTCAAAGGCTTCTTTTCAGGTGAAAAGTGGTTTAGCTGCCGCCGAAAGAGTTTTTGTTTTATTAGAACAAGAAAACACAATTACTGACAAACCTGACGCTATCGTTAAAAAGTCTTTTGATGAAAAAATAACAATTGAAAACATCAATTTTGCTTACGCAGAAGAAAATGTATTGAAGAATTTTTCATTAGAAGTTCCTAAAGGAAAAACTGTTGCTTTAGTTGGTCAATCTGGAAGTGGAAAAAGTACCATTGCCAATTTATTGACGCGTTTTTATGATGTTAATGAAGGAAAAATTGCTATTGACGGAATTGACATTAAAGATTTAGAAATGCATTCGCTTCGTGCCCTAATGGGATTAGTGACGCAAGATTCTATCTTATTTAATGACACAATAAAGAACAATTTACTTATTGGTAAACCAAACGCTACTGATGAGGAAATAATTGAAGCCCTTAAAGTAGCCAATGCTTATGAGTTTGTGAAAGATTTACCTAAAGGAATAGAAACCAATATTGGTGATTCTGGAGGAAAACTATCGGGAGGACAAAAACAACGTTTATCTATTGCTCGTGCCGTACTTAAAAATCCTCCGATAATGATTTTAGACGAGGCAACATCAGCATTAGATACTGAAAGTGAAAAATTTGTTCAAGTTGCTCTGGAAAATATGATGCAGAACAGAACATCTATTGTAATTGCTCACCGTTTGTCTACAATACAAAAAGCAGATAAAATTGTAGTAATGCAAAAAGGTGAAATTGTTGAGCAAGGAACTCACGATGAACTTTTAGCTAAAAATGGAACTTATTCCAAATTAGTAATGATGCAATCATTTGAATAA
- a CDS encoding DUF4199 domain-containing protein encodes MNEIIKKNGINYGIITGVISILITTIIYSTNLELFMSGWITFLKVLIFGAISVILISKTKKELKGIISFKDAFTTYFISILIGLALAIIFEIILFNFIDPSLKDTLKEMSIKFTAELLQKFGAPSSEINKAIEQIQKNDQFSIGQQIQGFFVYVVIASIFGLILAAIFKSKPSYQQ; translated from the coding sequence ATGAACGAAATTATTAAGAAAAACGGAATCAATTACGGAATAATAACTGGTGTAATTTCTATTTTAATTACTACAATAATATACAGCACAAATTTAGAATTATTTATGTCTGGATGGATTACTTTTCTTAAAGTATTAATTTTTGGAGCAATTTCGGTCATTTTAATAAGTAAAACTAAAAAAGAGCTAAAAGGAATTATTTCATTTAAAGATGCTTTTACTACTTATTTTATATCAATATTAATTGGTCTTGCATTAGCCATCATTTTTGAAATAATACTTTTCAACTTTATAGACCCTTCTCTTAAAGATACATTAAAAGAAATGTCAATTAAATTTACTGCTGAGTTATTACAAAAATTTGGAGCTCCATCTTCAGAAATAAATAAAGCTATAGAGCAAATTCAAAAAAATGATCAATTTTCAATTGGTCAACAAATACAAGGTTTTTTTGTTTATGTAGTTATTGCTTCAATTTTTGGATTAATTTTGGCAGCTATTTTTAAATCTAAACCTTCATATCAACAATAG
- a CDS encoding phospho-sugar mutase, which yields MHIEKAILDKVNVWLTPTFDNQTREAIEEMMTSSPKELEDSFYKNLEFGTGGMRGVMGVGTNRINKYTLGKNTQGLSNYLKKCFPGEDLKAAIAYDCRNNSNTLAKVVADVFSANGIKVYLFSDMRPTPELSFAVKHLNCHVGIVLTASHNPPEYNGYKVYWQDGGQIVPPQDGEVIKVIESLEYTDINFNANENLIEYIDTAVDEAFRDSTVANASFDTSKSAKENLKIVYTPLHGTSIKAIPGVLAKAGYTDVNIVKEQEIPNGNFPTVKSPNPEEPEALEMAMELAEKLNADIVVGTDPDSDRLGVAVRNTKGEMMLLNGNQTMVVMTAFLLEQWKKQEKITGNEFIGSTIVSTPMMLDLAEAYGVECKVGLTGFKWIAKFIKDFPNQKFIGGGEESFGFMVGDAVRDKDGVGAILLVCEIAAQAKEKGSSLYQELLQMYVDFGCYKEHLISITKKGIEGANEIKQMMIDLRENPLSEINGQRVVCVEDYQSSKGKDFMNNEEFEITVPKSNVLIYYLEDGSKICARPSGTEPKIKFYFSVNCAIESLADITEAELLLDTKITNIIKELNLN from the coding sequence ATGCATATAGAAAAGGCAATTTTAGACAAAGTAAACGTTTGGTTAACACCAACATTCGACAATCAAACTCGTGAAGCAATCGAAGAAATGATGACTTCTTCGCCAAAGGAACTAGAGGACAGCTTTTATAAAAACCTAGAATTTGGAACTGGAGGAATGCGCGGAGTTATGGGTGTTGGTACAAACCGTATCAACAAATACACTCTGGGTAAAAACACACAAGGCTTATCAAATTATTTAAAAAAATGTTTTCCTGGAGAAGATTTAAAAGCTGCAATTGCTTATGATTGTCGTAACAACAGTAATACATTAGCAAAAGTTGTGGCCGATGTTTTTTCGGCAAATGGAATTAAAGTGTATTTGTTTTCAGATATGCGTCCAACTCCGGAACTTTCATTTGCTGTTAAACATTTAAATTGTCATGTTGGAATTGTTCTTACTGCATCTCACAATCCACCTGAATATAACGGATACAAAGTGTATTGGCAAGATGGAGGCCAAATTGTACCTCCACAAGACGGTGAAGTTATCAAGGTTATTGAAAGTTTAGAATATACTGATATAAATTTCAATGCAAATGAAAATTTAATTGAATATATCGACACAGCAGTTGATGAGGCTTTCAGAGATTCAACAGTAGCGAATGCTAGTTTTGACACTTCAAAATCGGCCAAAGAAAATCTAAAAATTGTTTACACGCCATTACACGGAACATCCATAAAAGCTATCCCTGGAGTTTTAGCGAAAGCAGGTTATACAGATGTAAATATTGTTAAAGAACAAGAGATTCCTAATGGAAATTTCCCAACTGTAAAATCCCCAAATCCAGAAGAACCAGAAGCTTTAGAAATGGCTATGGAATTAGCAGAAAAATTAAATGCTGATATTGTTGTGGGGACAGATCCTGATTCAGACAGATTAGGTGTGGCCGTTAGAAATACCAAAGGAGAAATGATGCTACTAAACGGAAATCAAACCATGGTAGTCATGACAGCATTCTTGTTGGAACAATGGAAAAAACAAGAAAAAATAACTGGAAACGAATTTATTGGTTCTACCATTGTATCAACTCCTATGATGCTTGATTTAGCTGAAGCTTATGGTGTAGAATGCAAAGTTGGTTTGACAGGTTTTAAATGGATTGCAAAATTTATCAAAGACTTCCCTAATCAAAAATTTATTGGTGGTGGTGAAGAAAGTTTTGGTTTTATGGTTGGTGATGCGGTTCGCGACAAAGATGGTGTAGGTGCTATCTTGTTAGTCTGCGAAATAGCAGCACAAGCAAAAGAAAAAGGAAGCTCTTTGTATCAAGAATTGCTTCAAATGTATGTTGATTTTGGATGCTATAAAGAACACCTAATTTCTATAACAAAAAAAGGAATTGAAGGAGCAAACGAAATCAAACAAATGATGATTGATTTACGTGAAAATCCGCTTTCTGAAATAAATGGTCAACGAGTAGTTTGTGTGGAAGACTATCAAAGTTCAAAAGGGAAAGATTTCATGAACAATGAAGAATTTGAAATTACAGTTCCTAAATCGAACGTATTAATTTATTATTTAGAAGACGGAAGCAAAATTTGTGCACGTCCAAGTGGCACAGAACCTAAAATAAAGTTTTATTTTAGTGTAAATTGTGCTATTGAAAGTCTTGCAGATATTACTGAAGCTGAACTTCTTTTGGATACTAAAATCACAAACATTATAAAAGAACTTAATCTTAATTAA